A segment of the Paracoccus suum genome:
CGCCGCCGTTCTGGGCCAGGGAAAAGAGCAGCTGATCCTGGCGCTGATCTTTGCCCAATACGCCTATTTCGTGCGCACCGCCCACGGCGCCGCCGCCGCCGAACGGCAAAAGGATTATGTGCAGGCGGCACTGTCCGTCCCCATGGGCGGTTGGTTCGTCATCACCCGCCACATCCTGCCGAACGCCCTGCCCCCGCTGATTGTCGTCGCGACCGTGCAGGTCGCCTCGGCCATCTCGTTGGAGGCGACGCTCTCTTTCCTTGGCGTCGGCCTGCCCGCGACCGAGCCGTCGCTGGGCATGCTGATCGCCAACGGCTTTCAGTATCTCATGTCCGGCCGCTACTGGATTGCGATCTATCCGGGGGTCGCGCTCATCATCCTGATCATGGCGATCAACCTTGTTGGCGATCAGATTCGCGACCAGTTGAACCCGAGGCTGCGCAAATGACCCGTCTTCTCGAGGTGCGCGACCTGCGCACGTGGTTCCACACCGACCGCGGTATCGTGAAATCGGTCGACGGCATCTCGTTCTCGCTCGAGCGGGGCGAGATCATGGGGCTCGTCGGCGAATCCGGCTCGGGCAAGTCGATCACCGGCTTTTCGCTGATCGGCCTGATCGACAAGCCCGGCCGGATCGAGGGCGGCAGCTCGATCCGCTTTGACGGACGCGAGCTGGTCGGGCTGGACGAGCGCGCGCAGCGTGCCATCCGGGGCAAGGACATCTCGATGGTGTTCCAGGACCCGATGATGACGCTGAACCCGGTCGTGCGGATCATCGACCAGATCGGGATGGCGATCCGCGCGCATGAGGCCGCATCGGATGCCGAGGTCCGCCGTCGCGCGGTCGATGCGCTGGCCCGCGTGCGCATCGTCGATCCCGAGCGTAAGGTGGACCAGTACCCGCACGAGTTTTCCGGCGGGATGCGCCAGCGGGTCGCGATCGCCATCGCCCTGCTGCACCGCCCGCGCCTCGTGATCGCCGACGAACCGACGACCGCGCTCGACGTGTCGGTGCAGGCGGAAATCCTGAAGGTGGTCAAGGCGCTCGTCTCCGAGATGGGGACCTCGCTCATCTGGATCAGCCATGACCTGGCGACGGTTTCCTCGATCGCGGACAAGATTACCGTCATGCGCCGCGGCAAGATCGTCGAGGCCGGCCCGGTGCGCGCGGTGCTGGACGCGCCCAGGCACGCCTACACGCAGGCTCTGCTCGACGCGCTGCCGTCGCGTTCGAAACCGGGCGAGTTGCTGGCCTCGGGTGCGACCGAGGCGGCCGGCCCCCTCGATCCCATGGCGCTGGGCGGCACGGCACTCGGCGCGCCTGCCGATCCGCAGTTCATCCGCATGGAGGGCATCGACAAGGTCTTCGCGCGCCCTGCGGGCGTGCTGCGCCGCCTTGGGATGCGGCTGGGGCTTGCCAGCGAGCCGGCGCAGGTGCACGCGGTCAAGTCGGCCTCGCTGAGCGTCGCGCGCGGCGAAATCCTCGGGCTTGTCGGGGAATCCGGCTCGGGCAAATCGACCCTTGGGCGGATTCTCTGCGGCATCATCGCGCCGAGCGCTGGGACAGTGTCGGTCGGCGGCCAGCCGGTGATGGAAGGCGAGCGCAAGTTCAACACCCGCGTCCAGATGATCTTTCAGGACCCCTTCGCCTCGCTGGACCCGCGCCGCACGATCT
Coding sequences within it:
- a CDS encoding ABC transporter permease: MSQAATMGSVSPLAQFWREFRRNKVAVVALAVVLIIVFVAIFAPFIVPQDPYDLKSLVLRDARRPPGYVGRDGMLHLLGTDSQGRDLLSAIVYGLRISLQMGLMAGAISFAIGAVVGCTAAYVGGRLEALIMRIVDIQLSFPAILLAFVVAAVLGQGKEQLILALIFAQYAYFVRTAHGAAAAERQKDYVQAALSVPMGGWFVITRHILPNALPPLIVVATVQVASAISLEATLSFLGVGLPATEPSLGMLIANGFQYLMSGRYWIAIYPGVALIILIMAINLVGDQIRDQLNPRLRK
- a CDS encoding dipeptide ABC transporter ATP-binding protein, with amino-acid sequence MTRLLEVRDLRTWFHTDRGIVKSVDGISFSLERGEIMGLVGESGSGKSITGFSLIGLIDKPGRIEGGSSIRFDGRELVGLDERAQRAIRGKDISMVFQDPMMTLNPVVRIIDQIGMAIRAHEAASDAEVRRRAVDALARVRIVDPERKVDQYPHEFSGGMRQRVAIAIALLHRPRLVIADEPTTALDVSVQAEILKVVKALVSEMGTSLIWISHDLATVSSIADKITVMRRGKIVEAGPVRAVLDAPRHAYTQALLDALPSRSKPGELLASGATEAAGPLDPMALGGTALGAPADPQFIRMEGIDKVFARPAGVLRRLGMRLGLASEPAQVHAVKSASLSVARGEILGLVGESGSGKSTLGRILCGIIAPSAGTVSVGGQPVMEGERKFNTRVQMIFQDPFASLDPRRTIFQSVAEGPIAHGLCTRGNARAYVDRWLRAVAFDPSLSGRYPHQFSGGQRQRIAIARALAMQPEVIVCDEPVASLDVSIQAQVINLLMELRRQLNLTLLFISHDLSVVHHLCDRVVVMRHGEIIETGSASEIFNAPKQPYTRMLLDAIPRLA